Proteins encoded together in one Halothermothrix orenii H 168 window:
- a CDS encoding V-type ATP synthase subunit F: MKIFCISDNIDTNIGLRLAGVDGIVVHEREEVLKAIEEARKDKELGILIITRKLAQLVPEVIDELKLSASLPLVVEIPDRHLKKDEDNDYITRYVRDSIGIKV; the protein is encoded by the coding sequence ATGAAGATATTTTGTATCAGTGACAATATAGATACCAATATCGGGTTAAGGCTGGCAGGGGTTGATGGTATTGTAGTTCATGAAAGGGAAGAAGTACTTAAAGCTATTGAAGAGGCAAGAAAGGATAAGGAACTCGGTATTTTAATAATTACCCGTAAGCTGGCCCAGCTCGTACCTGAGGTTATTGATGAACTGAAGTTATCGGCCAGCCTGCCCCTGGTGGTAGAAATACCTGACAGGCATTTAAAGAAAGATGAAGATAATGATTATATTACCCGTTATGTCAGGGATTCCATTGGAATAAAGGTCTGA